The genomic DNA TTTTAAAACCTGAGGGTGATACCAGGCGTGTGGAATCTCAGCTTGTGGATGCCAGCCGCTACGCCATGCTGGTGGATGCCTACAAAGCCAGGCAGGAGGGAAAACTGGATGACAGCGAGCTCCAGTGGGCGGTGGCAGTGTGCACAGATGGAAAGCTGCTGCGCCTGGGGGGCGATCTTGTGCAGGCCAGGCAGCTGAGGTTGCTGGGTTGCCACATCCAGCAGGTGGTGGTGTTCGATGTGATTGACCAGGGCGTCTTGTTCGACACAACGCGCCGTGTCCTGCTCTATGTGCCAGGGGATCCTGTAGCGCCGTGGAGCACGTTCGAGAGCCTCGACAAACTGAACCGTGAGCTGGGGCGTCGCCTGCGAGACAAAACCTATCAGCGGTTTTTCAGCCGCTTGGTGCTGCGACGTGACAGCCAGGCGTTTTTCACGCAGGTCACGGCGCTCTTCGATGATCTGGCGGACTGGGCTTTTCGCGATCTCGATCCGCGCTTGCACGCGTACCCGCAACCGTTGTTCAACAGCCTGGCACAGGCATGTATCCGCCAGATCAAGGAAGATGCAGCGTTGATCGCGGTGCCTGTGGCACGGCTTGATCGTGAGGTTCAACGCGAGCATGACCAGCGCCTGGCGGCCGAAGGATGGACGCTGCTCAACCTGGCCAGTTTCTTTGTGCCGGGCCTTGGCCTGGCGCTGCTTGCCGTGACGGCCTGGGAGCTGTTGGGGGAGGTCTACCATGGCTTCGAGGCCTGGCACGAAGGGGATCGCCAAGAGGCGCTCGACCATTTGACCCATGTTGCCACCGACCTTGCCGTGCTTGCGACCACAGCGGTGGGGGTTGGCGTGGCCCGACGGCTCTGGGCGCGTTCCATGCGGGTCGATGCCATGGTGCCGGCTCAGCTGGATGACGGCACCGTCAAGCTCTGGCAACAAGACTTGGCCCCGTTTCAAACCCAGGCCCCCGTTGCAGCCGCAAGCCCGGACGCCTTGGGCATCCGGCGCCTGGATGGGCGGGCCTGGATCGAAATGGACGGGCATCACTATCGCGTGACCGAGGTGGCCGGCGACGGTCAATGGCGCCTGCGCCCCGTCGACGGCCATGGTCCGATGCTACGTCACAATGGTGCAGGCGCCTGGCGGTTATGGAATGATCAACCGGCCCTGTGGCGCAATACCTACCGTATGTTCCGTCGCCTGGGCGAACCATTCAGCAGGCTGGATGACGAAGGGATCGATCTGGTTCTCCTGTTTCATGGCCTTGATGGCGACGACGTGCGTGGCTTGCATGTATATGCCCAGGCACCAAGCCCAGAAATGCTCGACAGCGTGCAGCGAGCCGGGCTCGATCAGCGTATTCGCAGCCTGGTTGGCTGTTTGCGCAGCGGCGAGCTGGTTGCAGATACGGCAGCACTTGATCATGCACGGGGGTTGCCCGGCGCGAGAGGGTTGTCAGATCAGGCGCTGGCTGAGCTGGTACGGATTCAGCGCCGAACATTGCTGCAGCGCTTGTACGAAGCGCTGCAGCCCGGCGACAGTCCTGGCAGCGCTGCGCTGCGCCGGATCTTCCCCGGGCTGCACGCACGTGCCGCACGTGCGCTGGTACACGCCGCCAGTGGCGTTGATCGCCGGCGTCTGCTGTCCAGTGGCAGAGTTGCGCTGGGTTTGGCGGAAGCGGCAAGGACCAGCCTGCTGGCTATCCGTCAGGCTCGGGTATTGGAAGCCTTTTACCTCGATACGCCGCAGAATGCAGACTTGGCAAGGGTAGCTCTGGGCCTGTTGCGGTATCTGCCTGGGCGCCAACACGGTGTGCGCTGGCGTTTGCATGAAGGTTACCTGGGCGGGCCGTTGTTGACGCGGACCGAACAAGGGCTGCGTACGTTTGACTTGCTGCACACGAACGGCACGTTCCAGTTGCTTGATGACCAAGGCACGGCGATCGGTGAGGCGGGGGAGTTGTTCGACGTCATGGCGCCGGCCTATACCCAAGAGCAGCGTGAGGCGATGGGGATCGGCGACCCGTTTTCGCATAACCTCAGGGTGATGCTGGGGCGTGAAGCGGTCCGGCGTCGTGATGAGATGAGTCGTCTGCTCGGTGCGGTACGCCCGGGTGCTGTTCGAACGCCCATACGCCTGGCCGATGGGCGATTAGGTTACCCGCTAGGTGGCGGTGGAGTGAGTGGCTTCGCGTCAAGAGGCAGTGCCCTGAGGGCGGCGCTGCGGGATCTCTTTCCTTGGTTGAGTGATGAGCAGATCGAGACTTTCGCCGCTGATGCTCGGCGCTCAGGGCACCAACTTGAACGGGAACTGACCGACCTTCGCAATGAACTCATGGCTCTTCGCAACACACTGGATACATGGGTTGCACAGGAACAGGGCGATGCCAGGGAAGATCGGGATACCTTGCGCGAGACGTTACTCAGTAGCTGGAGTCGATCGGTTGGTGTGGGGGAACTGCAAATCGAGGCGCAACAGAACCTGCATGTCATGTTCTGCAACTTCAGGGCGGGCAGACTGCCCAACATACCCGCGCAGGTCAGCTTCAGAGGCGTTACCAACCTTTCGCTACTGCACCTGGATCTTCTGGAGGTGCCCAGCAGCTTCCTGCTGGCTTTCCCTAACCTGCGGACCCTCGATCTGGGGGGTAACCTGCTGACGTGCCTACCGCGCCCGTTGCTGCAGATAACGCAACTACGGCACCTCAGTCTGCCCAACAACCGGATCCGTCTGAACCTGGCGCAATCCGCCACACTGGCCAGTTGTACGAGCCTGCAATCCCTCGACCTGTCCCACAACCCGCTGGGGCGTCGATTTACGCTGGCCGGTTTGACCGAACTGCGTTGGCTGAACCTGCGCGACACACAGATAACGCAATTCCCACCGGGCCTGTTCGACCGCGCTCAGCTGATATCCGTGGACTTGAGGGAGAACCGGATCAGGCAGATTCCAGAGCATTTCTACCAGTTGCCCGTGCAGCGTAGGCGCAGGATCCGCCTGAGTGCGAACCCCTTGGGCGAGGCCCAGACGCTTCGCTTGCAAGCCTCGTTGAGGAGCGACATTCCTGCAATGGACGACGAGCAGGTTCTTCTGCGGCTGAATTACGCTCGTGAAGTATGGGGGGATGCGGTGGCCCCGGAGCATCGCGGCTTGATACTTGCGGCCTGGGACTCGCTGGATGGAGAGCAAGACACTGAACGTTTTTTCCGTGTCCTGCGCCAGCTGTTGCTGTCCGAGGATTTTCGTGTCGATGCACGTGCCATGGGCAATCGGGTGATGGCGGTACTGCAGGCGATGGCCATGACGCCGGAACTGAGGGAGAACCTGCTGTCCGTGGCCAATGATGAGTGGGGGTGCCAGGATGGTGCAACCTGGTGCTTGAGCAACCTCGAGCTGAACCTGCTGGTTTGGCAAGTTGAACATGCCGCTCCCGGTAAAAGCGAGCGTGCCTTGCTGAGCCTGGGCCGGCGTTTATGGCGCCAGGACAAAGTCGACCGGTTTGCTGCCAGTTGGGCACTCCAGCATGGCAGGGAACAGGAAGGGAGCGAAGTGGGGTTGGCCTTCAGGGTCGGGCTAAGGGAGCGGCTTGACCTGCCCGTGCAGGTGGGAGGTATGAGCTTCCATGCTATTTCAGGCGTTTTGGACGCGGACCTGGCAGAGGCAGAAGCTGCGGTGCGGGGTTCGGAAAACCCAAGCGAGATTGCCAGGTCGATGGTCGACCGCGAATTCTGGCAGGCGCACCTCGAGCGTACCCACCCTGACCGATTCGCTGCGGTCGATCTGCCGTTCAGGCGCCAGCTTGAAACGCTGCTTGACGATGAAGCGCTCACCGAGGGAGCAAAGCTGGAACAGGCGGATGGCATTCGTGATGCGCAGCGCGCTGCACGCAGGGGGCTGATGCTGGACATGACAATTCGGGCCATGGAAGTGGGGCCAGAAGAATCAGGGATCCATGTGCGTTGACGGCATTCAGGGTAAGGGCTTGCCGGGTCCTGTCCAAAGCGGCTTTGGGCTATGCTCAGTCAAGGTGACGGTGGTTGGCGCCAGCGCCGTTGCTTTGGCTTCAGGAAGCTCGGAAATCGACGGTTACTTTTCCCCAGCCCGTTCTTGCGTGAAGTGGTTTAGGCTCCCTGTCGGATTTTTCTCCGTGATCTGTAGTCATTGGTTTATCGAGACAATAAGGAGATACGCATGCTCGTCCGGTCACTGACCCTCGCTACCCTGCTTGCTGTTACCGGCCCCCTGTTTGCCGCAGACAGTGATGCGCCTTTAGCCAAGGAACTGGGCAAGGCCAGGCCATTGGTGGTTATCGCCCCGAGCAGTGCCGACCCCACCTTGCGCGGGCTGAACAAGGCACTTGAGGACCCGGCTACCCAGGCAGCCTTCAAGGAACGCAACCTTGTGCTGTACAGCGTCGCCAACATGATGGGCAAGCGAGAGGACAAGAACCTTGAGCAGCAGACCACCATGGCCCTGATTCGTGAACTGAAACTGGGCGCGAGCAAGGGTACCAAGGTAATCCTGGTGGGCAAGGACGGCGAGCGGCACATGCT from Pseudomonas putida includes the following:
- a CDS encoding NEL-type E3 ubiquitin ligase domain-containing protein, with the translated sequence MHTPPLSSAQAAIDAFQDAILGKRLPLWLRQAPTEQLPAISKALANSLRSREQVDALLRGIEGIDSFVASKLEEALGERYGLDCNSRSLKFVEGHREPVINSQPVGAHLTEVVYEEKPLLEVVLRNFTAEQARAGGQPPGNRLLVPCQGRATEPTSIELAALCRELDLGERYQRYLDAILKPEGDTRRVESQLVDASRYAMLVDAYKARQEGKLDDSELQWAVAVCTDGKLLRLGGDLVQARQLRLLGCHIQQVVVFDVIDQGVLFDTTRRVLLYVPGDPVAPWSTFESLDKLNRELGRRLRDKTYQRFFSRLVLRRDSQAFFTQVTALFDDLADWAFRDLDPRLHAYPQPLFNSLAQACIRQIKEDAALIAVPVARLDREVQREHDQRLAAEGWTLLNLASFFVPGLGLALLAVTAWELLGEVYHGFEAWHEGDRQEALDHLTHVATDLAVLATTAVGVGVARRLWARSMRVDAMVPAQLDDGTVKLWQQDLAPFQTQAPVAAASPDALGIRRLDGRAWIEMDGHHYRVTEVAGDGQWRLRPVDGHGPMLRHNGAGAWRLWNDQPALWRNTYRMFRRLGEPFSRLDDEGIDLVLLFHGLDGDDVRGLHVYAQAPSPEMLDSVQRAGLDQRIRSLVGCLRSGELVADTAALDHARGLPGARGLSDQALAELVRIQRRTLLQRLYEALQPGDSPGSAALRRIFPGLHARAARALVHAASGVDRRRLLSSGRVALGLAEAARTSLLAIRQARVLEAFYLDTPQNADLARVALGLLRYLPGRQHGVRWRLHEGYLGGPLLTRTEQGLRTFDLLHTNGTFQLLDDQGTAIGEAGELFDVMAPAYTQEQREAMGIGDPFSHNLRVMLGREAVRRRDEMSRLLGAVRPGAVRTPIRLADGRLGYPLGGGGVSGFASRGSALRAALRDLFPWLSDEQIETFAADARRSGHQLERELTDLRNELMALRNTLDTWVAQEQGDAREDRDTLRETLLSSWSRSVGVGELQIEAQQNLHVMFCNFRAGRLPNIPAQVSFRGVTNLSLLHLDLLEVPSSFLLAFPNLRTLDLGGNLLTCLPRPLLQITQLRHLSLPNNRIRLNLAQSATLASCTSLQSLDLSHNPLGRRFTLAGLTELRWLNLRDTQITQFPPGLFDRAQLISVDLRENRIRQIPEHFYQLPVQRRRRIRLSANPLGEAQTLRLQASLRSDIPAMDDEQVLLRLNYAREVWGDAVAPEHRGLILAAWDSLDGEQDTERFFRVLRQLLLSEDFRVDARAMGNRVMAVLQAMAMTPELRENLLSVANDEWGCQDGATWCLSNLELNLLVWQVEHAAPGKSERALLSLGRRLWRQDKVDRFAASWALQHGREQEGSEVGLAFRVGLRERLDLPVQVGGMSFHAISGVLDADLAEAEAAVRGSENPSEIARSMVDREFWQAHLERTHPDRFAAVDLPFRRQLETLLDDEALTEGAKLEQADGIRDAQRAARRGLMLDMTIRAMEVGPEESGIHVR
- a CDS encoding DUF4174 domain-containing protein, translating into MLVRSLTLATLLAVTGPLFAADSDAPLAKELGKARPLVVIAPSSADPTLRGLNKALEDPATQAAFKERNLVLYSVANMMGKREDKNLEQQTTMALIRELKLGASKGTKVILVGKDGERHMLKDDETGEPIDPQVIFKAVDELPASEKAVAAPEPVAAAPEAKAKDSKPAKPAKPAAPPKPLED